Below is a window of Molothrus aeneus isolate 106 chromosome 14, BPBGC_Maene_1.0, whole genome shotgun sequence DNA.
ATGAGTTTGGCATGAGGAGAGAGAGTGAACAGAATAGTATTCTTCAGCTCCAAAAGAGATGTCAGACAGGAGAGATGATAACAGGTCTATAAAATCATTAAGAAGGTGGAAAAGGTGACCAGATAGTGATTATTCACTGTTTCTCACAATACACATCCTGAGGGGAGTCAAAGGAAATTATCAGAAAGCAAATTTAAATGAGCAAGAAACACTTGGTTCAGATGAAAAACAGAGAGATTGTGGAACTGAATGCCACTGAGTATTGTGGAGTTAGAAATGAAGGATTCATAAGATTTATCATGAAGATAAATCTCTCaaaggttattttaaaaatgagatcTGGATGCAAATTCTTGCTTTGGAATTTTCTAAGGTATAATGCTTACAGCTGCCCCATTTTGTACCTATTTTGTACCATGGCTCTAAAATTCTGGTACTCGCCAAAGACACGAGACAGGACTAGATGAACCCATGATGCTTTAACTAGGTCTGGCCCACCACATGTTTTCCTGTGCACATGGGTTGTGGCATTCCAAAATATATTGTTGCTTCTGGAAGGTTTTGGGTCTGTCCTGATGTGGGACTGAGCTTCACAGATCAAGGGATGAAGTTTGGATCTCAGtacacatgaaaaatatttgagtgACATCTTGCAGAGACCACTTTCTGTTTGCACTGAGATTGTGCACAACTCTCCTGAGATCCAGAACTTTGCTTCCGTGTGTCTGTGATGCCATGGCAAAAGTGGCTATTTTTCTGTCAGGGTTATTTTAATTACTGTAAGAATCTTGCTTTTGAATCTTCATAGCTGTAGTGCTTTcgtattttgaatttttttttttttgctcctttcTACCCTATGACAGTGATTTCGGTCTATCCCCCTCAAACTGGTGGGTATGGAGTGGTCAGCTGGAACACAGCAGAGTGGTGACTGCCTTTTCTACACCCACAAATTCCAATTAATGCTAGAAAAGTAGGAGTTAGGCTGCATTCACTGAGTCAGCTGTGGagcccagcaaagctgctgctcttcctggaGGAGGGTGtcctgccctggagctgtgctcccaggagTGTTGTTGGATGTTTTCCCTTTCACCTGGAATCAGTAactgtgactgtgttcacaggggtctgaggatgagggaagagacgaggatctgactccatgtttcagaaggcttgatttattattttatgatctatattatattaaaactatactaaaagaatagaagaaaggatttcatcagaaggctagctaagaatagaaaaagaaggaatgataacaaaggcttgtgtccgagccagctgactgtgattggccattaattagaaacaaccccatgagcccaatcccagatgcacctgttgcattccacagcagcagataaccattggttacattttgttcctgaggcctctcagcttctcaggaggaaaaatcctaaggaaaggatttttcataaaagatatCTGTGACACAGTAACTTCTCTTCCAAGCAGCTTTAGGCAGTGGGCTGAatgtgtgcaggagctgcattGTCTCTGCTGCCTCTTTGGAGCCCTGTCTCCAAAGGTAACAGTCTCctttttggtttcattttcctAGGGATATCCATGCCTATTCCAGTCATTGGTTTGCAGGATGACTCCCGGGTGTTTGTAAACGGGACCTGCGTCCTGAACGACGAGAACTTCGTCCTCATCGGATCCTTCATGGCTTTCTTCATCCCCCTCATCATCATGGTGATCACGTATTGCCTGACTGTCCAGGTGCTGCAGAGACAGGCCACGGTGTTCATGTGTGGAGAGGTGCCcaagcagaggaggagcagtgTGAACTGCCtcaagaaggaaaacaacacAGAGAACATTTCAATGCTTCACAATCACGAGGGGGCCTCCCACTTGAACTCCCCTGTCAATAAGGAGGCGGTGCTGTTTCGGAAAGGAACGATGCAGTCCATCAACAACGAGCGAAGAGCCTCCAAGGTCCTGGGCATCGTCTTCTTTCTGTTCCTCATCATGTGGTGCCCATTCTTCATCACTAATGTCATGTCTGTCCTTTGCAAGGAAGCCTGCGACAAAGACCTGTTGAGTGAGCTCCTGGATGTGTTTGTTTGGGTGGGGTACGTGTGCTCCGGGGTCAATCCCCTGGTGTACACCCTCTTCAACAAAACCTACCGCAGGGCTTTCTCCAACTACATCCGCTGCCAGTACAGGCCTGGCAAAAAGTCAGCCCTGAGGCAGAACCAGTGTCTGAACGTGGCCTCAACAGCTTTGTATGGGAAAGACCTGACTTTAACCAGTTATAGAAATGGCAACGAGTTCAATAGCATGGAACTGGATGAAGCTGAGGAGGGCCTTGAGATGCAACCAGGGACTTCAGAGCTCTCCATAAACAGCTGTAATGTTGTAAGTGAACGAGTGAGCTGTGTGTAAAAGTGACTCTCACAGACCTTTGCTACAGGGTATCTGTAGCCAAAATATATTGTGTAAAAATGTAAGTGTTGGTCAAAGGACTATGTAAATATTGCATTCTGAAcaaagctttcattttttttaaagagaaaaaaaaattgtctttccAGTCCAGtacttaaaataatatatattaatatactgCAGTGAAGTTTAAGGTTCTATATTTACTGTTAATACTAGATCAGAACTATTAGTTACTTTGCATATGTCATGGACAAAATGTTTGAATTCTTCTTCCAGTGCATGAACAAAAATGCTGAATATTTATCTCAGGTGGAATTTGCTGGAGTCCAGAATGGCACGTTAATAGTTATATATCAAATACATGCTATTAGACTTGGTCAGTATAACTTTCTTTTTCAAGTTGACAGTAAATATATACTTTAAATCCTCACCCCTATTTGTGCCGTGTAAAGACTTTACAGAAATCTGGCAGAGAGACATCTCAACAGCGTCGTGGTCGTGCAGGCACCTGGCCAGATATGTCCTGTTATGTGTAGTGGCTTCTGCCATACTGGGTCAATCTTGCACTTCAAGGGACCTTTGTTAGATTCTGGCTCCCTCTCCAatcctgctgttttctttctgtccctCAGGAGGCTCTGGCTCCCCTAAGAAAGGCAGGGAATATGGTTTTGCAGTCCTGGCTGGGATCACTTGGGCTGGAGAAGAAGTGTGAGAAGCAGAGTGATCCGCAGTTATCTAGTTCAAACATCCAGTAAATGGAAGGCCTAGGATTCATTAAAAGCCCTCCTCTGGTCTTGCAGATAaccatcagctctggggtggAGCAGGCTGTGTGGCCAGCTCTGCCTTCACAGATTGCTGGAGGACCAGGGGCTTTGGCCTGTCTGAAGAAGAGCACTCTGGCTTTGGAAGAGCCCAAATCTCTGCTCTTCTCACTCCTCACATCTAGATATTCTTTAGCTGGTTTggcatttgcttttattttgcatcCCAGTGCTGGTGACAGAACAGTGCTTtgggcacagagcagaaggttctctgtgtgtggtgctgtcagggtcaggctgtgagcagcaggatgtgcctgcctggggagagctggagagaggagTAAGAGAGGGTCCCTGCTCTTGtctcaggaggggctgggcagagctgaacAGAGCATGTGACTGGAATCATGTGCTGGTGACACTGTTCTAAAGCAAATGGtgaccagggacagcagggaagcaGACCTGGAGCTGGTCTGCATGGAGTATGAATCTGGAGTAactttaaaatttgatttattcCATTTTACTCCCAAAGTAAATTAGAGTATATCATATTAACACCACTTACATCTTTAATGAAAGCATCCACATTGGGATTGAACGTATTTTAAGTAATCTGCTTTTAATACACACCATGtatattttgaattaattttcctCTGCATTCCTATGTACACAAACCCTCCAAGGTACTGTGTCTTTCTGGCACTGTGCCTCTGGGGTGATGCCTCTCATGCAGATTTCCTTATGTGGAGTATTGTCTAATGCCAGATATCACCCATAAGGTTTTTATATCTTCATTAACTACTACACAGATGCTGCAGTGCCCATCTAACATGGATTCATTTAGCATCACTGACAGCCTCTGGCTAAGATAATTGTCAGAACACAGAAGCTTGCACTAGGCATGGataaatcacattttatttaCATGAGTTGCTTGTACTCTCAGCTTCCTGTGTTCTTTCCATTAAAACTAACTTgtagaaaaactggaaaattctGCCAGTGCTTGAGGTGCTGTTGCATGGCTGGGTGCAGCTACAACCTTGCTGAGGCCACTACTAAAACACAACATTTGGGTTGTATCTGCTGCTGGGTTGATCCCAGAATGATGCACTGAAGCTGATCATCCTCTCACCCTCATCCCCTCCTGGGATAAATCCATAGTACTTCCCTGCAGGCAGATGAGGTATCCCAGTGCAGAGTGCAGCTCACTGCttgcagaaggcagcagagctgctccatgtgCCAGCCTGAAGATACCACCATGGGCTTGAATGCTTGGGAATCCACTTGCCTCTCCAAAAAGGTCAAGTAATCAGCAGGAAAACCAGTGGCCAGAGACACAGTTGCACCTTCAGCAACTGCCCTTTACCCTGAGTCAGATTTTATTATCtcaaaaagtacagaaaaatcagaaaaatcacagtgcattttaatttttttttcccctttgggtGAATGTATAGCACATCTCTTCCAAacatgtatatgtgtgtgtatatatatatatatacacacgtGTGAGTTTgtacttatatatatatgtacacatatatatatatatctttcaGAACCAACCGCAGACTTTGAAAGCATTTAGCAATAAGTTGAATTACAGTAGCTTCTAGCACATGTGTAATTTGTGTGAATATCTCATTTTCCAGCTGGAGCTCAGTGTAAGTGTTCACACAGGCATTGTCTTCGCATGGGAGCCTTCATGTCTCACCCTTGCCAGTTCTGTTGTATGGGCAAAAAGGGAACCTGCTATATTTGGATGTAAATAATGAGAATTGAacaaattttcagaatttttataagtgtttttaaaaaaaaattcagcgcCAGAACTGTAAATATGCTAACCTCAGCTGGACCTGTTCTGATGTCCATCTCTTGTCTGGATGAAGAGCCAAGGGGACTGACTGCCTTACAGCGCCTGCGTtcctcccagccagcaggggAGAACATTTCTCTGAATGGTTAAAAACTGTCACCTACCCAACTTTCTTTGGGTCATTCACATCAGGGTTTTGTGATGCTGCtattaatttattaaagaaAGTTTGTTGGTTTAATCAttcttcattatttatttttttcatgatctatcagaaaataaataagtgaACATGCCCTCTCTTTCTTTCATCTGTCCCCAGTTAAAATATGTCCTGATCatgaaaccaaaccaacaacaaaaaaggaggATAAGGACTTGTACTTGAAGAATGGCCCACAGCTGCTTAATCACAGGAATTAGTGTCAGCAGATGTCCCAACACTCCCAACCCCAAAACTTGTTAAATGTGAAAGCAGTGATAGACTATTCTCCCTCTTCAAATTGCTCCCTTTCAGGAACAACTGTTacaatttacaatttttttaactATGTGAATTTGAAGAACTGATTAAATTTTCTGAAACTTAACCAAAGTCAGGTTGTTCCCACAGCTCCTTTACTTCTCCTGAGATGTAACCATTAACTGTGGTGGTGCCTCCAgaagccctgcctggggctgtctTGTGGAAACACCTGCTGGAAGTTTTGTGTGAGTCCTCAAATCCCTGCTCAGGTATGGTTTTGTCTTACAAATAGTGTCTGTGGCAgtgttttgctttgatttggACTGAAGAAGTGAAGATAGTTCCTTGG
It encodes the following:
- the HTR2C gene encoding 5-hydroxytryptamine receptor 2C isoform X1, giving the protein MSTLSSTGILLSLTTVSVTLDFSLHGGLMAWSLSSNLTLNQSLPTSDPLNTSEKGEVSRMSVREKNWPALLILVVILLTIGGNILVIMAVSLEKKLQNATNFFLMSLAVADMLVGILVMPVSLIAVLYDYAWPLPKQLCPIWISLDVLFSTASIMHLCAISLDRYVAIRNPIEHSRFNSRTKAIMKIAAVWTISIGISMPIPVIGLQDDSRVFVNGTCVLNDENFVLIGSFMAFFIPLIIMVITYCLTVQVLQRQATVFMCGEVPKQRRSSVNCLKKENNTENISMLHNHEGASHLNSPVNKEAVLFRKGTMQSINNERRASKVLGIVFFLFLIMWCPFFITNVMSVLCKEACDKDLLSELLDVFVWVGYVCSGVNPLVYTLFNKTYRRAFSNYIRCQYRPGKKSALRQNQCLNVASTALYGKDLTLTSYRNGNEFNSMELDEAEEGLEMQPGTSELSINSCNVVSERVSCV
- the HTR2C gene encoding 5-hydroxytryptamine receptor 2C isoform X2, whose translation is MSTLSSTGILLSLTTVSVTLDFSLHGGLMAWSLSSNLTLNQSLPTSDPLNTSEKGEVSRMSVREKNWPALLILVVILLTIGGNILVIMAVSLEKKLQNATNFFLMSLAVADMLVGILVMPVSLIAVLYGISMPIPVIGLQDDSRVFVNGTCVLNDENFVLIGSFMAFFIPLIIMVITYCLTVQVLQRQATVFMCGEVPKQRRSSVNCLKKENNTENISMLHNHEGASHLNSPVNKEAVLFRKGTMQSINNERRASKVLGIVFFLFLIMWCPFFITNVMSVLCKEACDKDLLSELLDVFVWVGYVCSGVNPLVYTLFNKTYRRAFSNYIRCQYRPGKKSALRQNQCLNVASTALYGKDLTLTSYRNGNEFNSMELDEAEEGLEMQPGTSELSINSCNVVSERVSCV